Proteins from a genomic interval of Bos mutus isolate GX-2022 chromosome 15, NWIPB_WYAK_1.1, whole genome shotgun sequence:
- the MDK gene encoding midkine isoform X2, translating to MQRRSFLLLALLALLALTSAVAKKKDKMKKGGPGSECAEWTWGPCTPSSKDCGVGFREGTCGAQTQRIRCRVPCNWKKEFGADCKYKFETWGACDGGTGTKARQGTLKKARYNAQCQETIRVTKPCSPKTKAKAKAKKGKEKD from the exons ATGCAGCGCCGAAGCTTCCTCCTCCTCGCCCTTCTCGCCTTGCTGGCGCTCACCTCCGCGGTGGCCAAAAAGAAAG ACAAAATGAAGAAGGGAGGCCCAGGGAGCGAGTGTGCCGAGTGGACCTGGGGGCCCTGCACCCCCAGCAGCAAGGACTGCGGCGTGGGATTCCGCGAGGGCACCTGCGGGGCCCAGACGCAGCGCATCCGGTGCCGGGTGCCCTGTAACTGGAAGAAGGAGTTTGGAG CCGACTGCAAGTACAAGTTTGAGACCTGGGGGGCGTGTGATGGGGGCACAGGCACCAAAGCCCGCCAAGGGACCCTGAAGAAGGCGCGATACAATGCCCAGTGCCAGGAGACCATCCGAGTGACCAAGCCCTGCAGCCCCAAGACCAAAGCCAAGGCCAAAG ctaagaaagggaaggaaaaggactAG
- the MDK gene encoding midkine isoform X1: MPEDPAHKRMQRRSFLLLALLALLALTSAVAKKKDKMKKGGPGSECAEWTWGPCTPSSKDCGVGFREGTCGAQTQRIRCRVPCNWKKEFGADCKYKFETWGACDGGTGTKARQGTLKKARYNAQCQETIRVTKPCSPKTKAKAKAKKGKEKD; encoded by the exons ATGCCCGAGGACCCGGCTCACAAGAG GATGCAGCGCCGAAGCTTCCTCCTCCTCGCCCTTCTCGCCTTGCTGGCGCTCACCTCCGCGGTGGCCAAAAAGAAAG ACAAAATGAAGAAGGGAGGCCCAGGGAGCGAGTGTGCCGAGTGGACCTGGGGGCCCTGCACCCCCAGCAGCAAGGACTGCGGCGTGGGATTCCGCGAGGGCACCTGCGGGGCCCAGACGCAGCGCATCCGGTGCCGGGTGCCCTGTAACTGGAAGAAGGAGTTTGGAG CCGACTGCAAGTACAAGTTTGAGACCTGGGGGGCGTGTGATGGGGGCACAGGCACCAAAGCCCGCCAAGGGACCCTGAAGAAGGCGCGATACAATGCCCAGTGCCAGGAGACCATCCGAGTGACCAAGCCCTGCAGCCCCAAGACCAAAGCCAAGGCCAAAG ctaagaaagggaaggaaaaggactAG